TCCTTCGGACCCAACAGAGTGCATGTGTGCTTTGAACTTAAGTTGCTTTCGCAGGcttattgtttgtgtttttagagGGCCGTTTAAGCCCTGAACTATTGAGATCCACGCTGGCGTGTACCTGCTGGCCCTTCTTCAGAAAAGGTAGGAGAGGAGCTCAAAATTAACTGAAACTAActtaaaactgcaataaaatgtGTCCTGTGTGCTTACCGGTTGTTTTACGCTGATTTAATTTCCTGTTTGCTAAGTTTATTGTGTAGGTGACATacttttttgaattatttatagaTGTGAAGTTGTTTGTGTGATTTGTAAAAGCCACATTACTGTTTTCTCTgtggaatacttgattctgattggtcaataaTGATCAATGTTCACTGTGACTCCTTCTTTTAGGGTTTATTCTTCAATAATGTAGGCTTATCATTACCTTTATGCTAAGCTCTTCATCATCTAACCTTGTAACAGAGCTGTAGACACATCGTGGGAATGTTTCGGGCTGATTTAACTGACATGAAACAGCCATTGTTGTGTTGACCTTGCAGCTCTGGAATGCTATAGTTTGCCATCATGGATTGTTGTACTTGAAGCTGTTTCGCCAGAATATCTGACACTATCATAGTCCCGAAGGCCACTCGTCTGGCATGCTTGCAGGAGACATCTGTCCGTCTGAAGTGTTGGTGTCTGGACCTTTTCCTTTACTTCCTCCCAGGAGTACAACCTCCTGTTAGTGTCTGCAGCATCCTGCTGTATATTTTGCTCTGACAGTTGAATATCAAGCTGATCAGACGGTCTTCTTTATCGGTGTACATCCAAAGCGTTGGGGTTGTTTCGCTGCCGTTCATTGCCTCGGTTGTTGTCAGGTGACATCTCTGAACTGACTTGACTGAGAGCTTTCATTGTCTTGTCAGTGTGTTTTGATTCATCTGTGCGCTCTGCGGGGGAAATGAATGTTTGTGCTGtgattaatgtgtttttctttctattcTGAACAAGAATATTCCCTTATGTAATGATCtgattagtagtattattaggggtgggcgatatgagCAAAATCTTACATCACAAtatgagtcattttatttcacacgAACAATATAGatatcacaatatagttatttttgctttaaataggGTCTTTATGATATCAGAATGCGTAAATATTTTTacgaaaaaatatttttttcttattaaagttacaaaagtagtttagtcaagagcagacatttttctctcttttgttgtttgattaactgctggaatattagactgctgtcactttaagagctgcccaggtgttttctttctcagctgtttgctttcacttaagatctaaattactgtgtttatgagAATACTTGCAAAGAtgggcattttgacacatactagtgtgtgtatttaatcaTTCAAGGCCTAAAAGGCAGCAAAAATAAGGTTCAGCACTCTCACGCTTTATCTTTGTGTGCTCAGAAATGGTCTTTCAGACAGCGTATACATATAGTGAAATGAGTTCTCTTTTGCTGCTGATTGTGTTTCAACAGCTTAAAATCAattgtttttaaaccacaatgttaaaaaaacacatgtaaACGATAAGTTACTGTGACCAAGTAGCGCAGCTAACCTTGAGAGAGATGAAAGTCCAGTCTCTACCAGTTAAAAAATTTCTACCAGTATATCGTCCACtcctaatttttattattataataagataATAGAGATTGCATGCATTGCAAAGCTGCTAGTTCATCCATTTACAATAGCGTTTCTTCAGGTCATATTTTGTAGCACAAgcaagaataaaaatattaattaaaaaattatcaaTGTTCCTGCAGGCTTTTTTTCCAGTTTGATCTAATATCAGAATCAGAACAACAGAAgatgttttttataataataataaaatgtgtgtgtaaatatataatgaatgtttttttttgttttttttttattatactggAACAGATTTACAGTATTAACTGTACTTCTTCAAGGCCTCTGTAGTGACAGTTTTATCTTCTCCTCAGAATATGACGGACAGTTAGCACCCACCAAAGCCATGGCAGCGGCTTACCTGGACCCCAACCTGACCCATGCCCTGAACCAGGGGGTCAAGCCTCGCTTCAGCGCAGGGATGGAGCGAACGGCAGGGCCTCTGGAGCGCGTACTCAGAGTCTTCCACTACTTCGAGAGCAGTAGTGAACCCTGCACCTGGGCCAGCAACATCCGACATGGGGACTCAACCGATGTCAGGGTGAGTCTGCAGATCAGCTGGGTCACACTCTTAATGTTCTCCAGGATATAGAATACCATATCAGACCATATCGGTTGCGGCCAAGAGAAGAGAAATGCATTGGCATTGTTCTTTACACATTTTATGCCAATATTGAGGCTGATAatatccaattttttttttttttgcttgctcAGTTTATACGGCAAGTATACATGTTTTCATTCATCATATCCATGTTCATTCATCATTATTAAAAGCAAACAGACAACAGATCATCACATgagctttttggtaaaatatCATTATTTCAGCAGTTTTATCAATTGCTTTATTATTGTTGAAGGATTGGTTCACTTACACTTAAAAAtttcccatgtcatccaagatgttcatgcctttctttcttcagtcgaaaaaacaaaaaaggtttttgaggaaaacatgccaggatttttctccatatagtggacttcagtaggGGCCAACAAGTTGAAGGTGCagtttcaaagagctctacacgatcccaggcaaggaataagggtcttatgtagcgaaactATTTGTCatgttctaaaaaaataaaaattgctatactttttaaccacaaatgctcgtcttgcactagctctgcaatgcactTCATGCATTATGGAGagacattggaaaggtcacgtgtgacgtAAGCAGAAGTAGTACTGAACTCCATCggattttcttctccaacttcgtccgacattttgcctttttttgtaaagcgtatttaatttagtttttgcatgtttgctttgtaaacattgggttggtacttccgcctatgtCACACGTGTCACACGTGAAGTTGTggacgcagagctagtgcaagacaagcatttgggttaaaaagtatattcatttttatttaatttttttttttttttaatgactaatcgtttcactagataagttgttcttcagctgggatcatgtagagacctttgaagctgcactgaaactgcaatttagaccttcagCCCTTTGGttcctattgaagtccactatatggagaaaaatcctggaatgttttcctcaaaaacttgattttcttttcgacttaagaaagaaagacatgaacgtcttgtgTGACGTAGgggagagtaaattatcaggattttttcttatgtaataaactattttaagtgACTTTTTAAGTTCTAAATTGTGTATTTGtgatgtttaatttttgtttttggacttTAGTACAACATTTTTTGACAGCTACACCACAAACATTCCTGTGCAGGACTAAAGAGGACATTTCCTCTGAGCTCCGGGCTTTTCGGcattattcagaatgcagctTGCAGTGGCCTAGAACATTCGTGGTAAAACCCCCTCAGACAATGGCATGCTACTCTAAATTATTTAATGAGGTTGGTTTTTGAAGCCAAGTAGCCGTACGACTTCAAAGCGCATTGTCCCGCTTTCATCCTTCACATGGCTGCCATTGTCCCAGTTCTCTGCTGTTTTATGCAGGTTTGCATCTGATGCTTATCAGTCTCATCAGGTCTGAACCTCATCCAAACCTGGCCCGAACTAAACAGACTATTGCCACAGAAACATCACATTAACTCTTAAACtacttcaataaataaaatagtttgacGTCTAAGAGGAAATCTGAGTTATTGGAGGTGGTTTTAGTGTGATAAAGCCCTGTGATTAAGCCAggttttctctttttaaaatgttttttagacaTCTTATATTAGTAGTCTATGATGTCTGTATAAGCCGATAGAAAAGATAACAGCCATGACGTGTTATTTATCACACACTAATGTGGCTTATCAGTTCTTGCCTGCTGGCTCATGCATTTTGCAATTtgcataataaattaaataacagtttttccATCCTGTTAGACATCATATATTATGCCTCAGAAGACTCTTGAACATCCTGCTCTCTCTTGGTCTCATCCATCTCCTCTCTCGTCGTCACTCTCTTACATCGATTTGAGCCACAGAACTTACTGACCCATGACATGACACATTAATCAAAGAAAGATTAAACTGAAACTCTTCTGGCTTTGAGCCTATTTTGCACAGAATATTCTCTGATGTTTACTGTAAGATGTgtcctgctttaaatgtttaataaacttGTCACCaaatgcttgtgtgtgtttttcagggcatTATACAGAAGATTGTGGACATCCATAAGGTGAGGTGTGTGTCCTGCTTTGGTCTGCGCCTGAGCCACCTGAGAACAGGTGAAGTCCATTGGCTCCATCCCGACATGGGCGTGTCTCACGTGAGGGAGCGGTACGAGCACAGCCATCCACAGGACGACTGGAGGTGAGTCATTAATGCTTGTATCATAAGCATAAAACCGGTGTTACGGTTAATAGTAGTTTATTTATCcgttaataaataaacagtacagAACTGGTATGtctgtttttaaaggagaagtccacttccagaacaacaatttacaaataatttactcactcccttgtcatcgaagatgttcatgtctttctgtcttcagttgtaaagaaatgatggtttttgaggaaagcattttaggatttttctccatataatggactgatatggtgccctgatttccAAAATGTGGTctaagtgcagcttcaaagggctctaaacgatcccagccggggaagaagggtcttatctagcgaaacgatctgtcattttttttttggaaaataaaaatttgtatacattttaagcacaaaagctcgtgcacgtccatgatgctacgaaacaaatcatgtctaagttcatcgtctgtgtagaGTATGgccaaaaactccatcttattttctgctacaacttcagaattgtccgacaTCGTTATACCTTTTCGTTTGTAAAcggcgtttgacttacttgaactttcttagtctttgcgcgttcgctttgtaaacgaGTCTTAAAAACGTcataaaggtcttcacagcaaccggtcaaaataaaagtttggtttaactggaagaaactgtgacagaaatatattacttaatgaaatgatagtactactactaataaaattattacttttttaaacaaatatttactagagaaattatttaccagaatttatttaccagaaaaatgtaaatatacaacacagtatttctgaaaaaaaataaattaattaataaatcaataaattataaaaaatgaatttttataaaattaattagagctttttgattattaacatttgataaaacattaaaatggaatccagaaaattaacagaaaacacagaactaaaactaaaacttgaaaaaagtgtttcatagggcctcaaaatgtagtttttgttaaacttttaataaattgctgttcaATTGTGTACGTTTTAtgctttaattaattagacatgctttttgatttaatattttttaatttaaccattaaaacagattctagaaaaaaattgaaaactggaaaatggaatttggaaaaaaataaaatgaaatttggtttaaaaaaaatcttttaaatctttttgaAAACAAATTGCTGAAAACAAGGGTACATTCATTTGAtcattacagtaaaaacattgctattgtgaaatattattacattttcaaataattatattttaatatatttaagataaaatgtattcctgttaaggcaaagctgaattcagtcttcagtgtcacatgattcttcagaaatcaataaatattgctttttattatcaatgctcaATTCTCagtattttcaatattttccaGTGatgcattctttgatgaatagaatgtttagaaataggaatcttttgtatcattatacagctaaatgtcttcactgtcacttttgatcaatttaatccatccttgctgaataaatgtcaatattggcctttaaaaatgtatagctttcactttattttgatggtccctttAACAGATTCTGTTGACTATAAGTAACGTTGCACCTACATATCTACTAAATCTCAATAGAAAGTATTAGTAGAGTGATCAGGTTAAGGTTAGATGAAGTTGACATTTACTTataaagttacttatagtcagtaGAATATCTTTTGGGAGACCATCACAATAAAGAGTTAGATATTAAGCTGACAGTTTAATAACACTTAGTTGACATATAGATGCAGTGTTACTTATCGTcaacagaatgttcaaaaggaaccatcaaaataaagtgttacctaaatttttttatgcatttaaaaacaaaagataaCAGAACTGTGATCTTTTCGAGGAGGGAAGTAACCGCGCTTTCAATTCTGGCGTGTCTGTGTGGCCATACGCTGAGGCTTAGTGAAGTTTGATGTTTCTGTCTGCAATACAATCAAAACACCTCTAACATCTCTGAAATAGCACATCTTTGACATCTGAGACCACTGTGGTGCTGTGGTCCATTATtatcttttatattattttctttgtctGGTGGCCCCTGTTGTCACTGGTGGTCTGTTGAAAGAAATGATGGCGGTTCGAGCCTAAGACCATTCAGAAAAGTGCTCAATTATGCAAGCTGTCCCTTGTTTAATTGCATAAAACAGGACTCTTTGCAGTATATCTAATACATGCCATTTTGTATCTGGGTTATGCCTGTTTTATGAGGATGACACTGCACATCATTCTGTTGTAAAGCATTATCGGAGTGAATGTGCTGTTCATCTTTAAAGAATTGAAAGGATGATATAATGGCTCATGTATAATTCATACGGTGGGGGTGAATATTTCTGCATCACGATGAGGTTGACCCAGTGGGCGGAGCTTTGGAATGAATGGCTTGACGTAGTGAGTTTTATCTTAATGAAGCTAAATAAAGCAGTCTGGGCTTAattgctctattgtttatattcCATTCACGCAGCCGGGGGCTTGTTTCACCCGTCTTCTTTCTTCAACCGTTCATTATGAATGAATGGGCTTTTTATGCGTTTGCGGGGAAGTCCGCAGTTCAAAGGATAAGCTTGATTCTGTTTGCCCTCCAGCATGTCTTCACAATGAAATACAGAACCCTGATAATACATGCAGCATTTGCTTTAAAGCAAGACATTTTACCCTCTGCAATTGCAGATCAGCAGGTTAAATTCCTCCTCTTCAGATTCTGCAGAAATGGAAAAGAAACAAATAGGATTTAACTGCAGGCTAGCTCTTGATTTTCATTGTCTATGATCATGTTTCCCACATGGAATAATGTTATTATTCAGCACAGCCAAAAGTACGGTGTGATAAACTGATTTAAACCAGAAATCCAAAccttaagaccttcgttcatctttgaagcacaaattagcatatttctgaTAAagtcagagagctttctgaccctgcatagacagcaacacaactgacccataaaagtagtaaggacattgttaaaatagtctatgtgacat
The sequence above is drawn from the Labeo rohita strain BAU-BD-2019 chromosome 16, IGBB_LRoh.1.0, whole genome shotgun sequence genome and encodes:
- the ptk2ab gene encoding focal adhesion kinase 1 isoform X12 codes for the protein MESSGCSPFPLCWARGACVYSYPPPLPKYDGQLAPTKAMAAAYLDPNLTHALNQGVKPRFSAGMERTAGPLERVLRVFHYFESSSEPCTWASNIRHGDSTDVRGIIQKIVDIHKVRCVSCFGLRLSHLRTGEVHWLHPDMGVSHVRERYEHSHPQDDWR